Proteins encoded by one window of Vitreimonas flagellata:
- a CDS encoding TetR/AcrR family transcriptional regulator, which translates to MPERASPPQHHTDRGIVRRRVFLETAVNVFCERGYAGVNVNAIVNEAGGSLATLYTQFGSKEGLFLAVLEECNARFASALCPVVDHSLGLGDGLRRIGEHYLRQALTIQSRRFFRMICAASAEFPEAAKECLRVGPNRVAETVAEYLRARAGIERVAFSDADAAALAFFALVRGPHQYRAILDDGYDLSDAEVALHVRAAVSLLLNGAVTRG; encoded by the coding sequence ATGCCCGAGCGCGCCTCTCCACCACAGCACCACACCGATCGAGGGATTGTGCGTCGGCGGGTGTTCCTCGAGACCGCTGTCAACGTCTTCTGCGAGCGCGGCTATGCCGGGGTCAATGTCAACGCCATCGTGAACGAAGCTGGCGGTTCTTTGGCGACTCTCTACACGCAGTTCGGCAGCAAGGAGGGCCTGTTCCTGGCGGTGCTCGAGGAGTGCAACGCGCGCTTTGCCTCCGCACTTTGCCCTGTGGTCGATCACAGCCTTGGTCTTGGCGATGGCCTGCGGCGGATCGGCGAGCATTATTTGCGCCAAGCGCTTACGATTCAGTCGCGCCGGTTCTTCCGGATGATCTGCGCCGCCAGCGCCGAGTTTCCCGAGGCGGCGAAGGAATGCCTGCGCGTTGGTCCCAACCGGGTCGCCGAGACCGTGGCGGAGTATTTGCGCGCGCGCGCGGGGATCGAGCGGGTGGCGTTCTCAGATGCTGATGCTGCGGCGCTCGCCTTCTTCGCGCTCGTGCGCGGCCCGCATCAGTACCGCGCCATTCTCGATGACGGCTATGATCTGAGCGACGCGGAGGTCGCCCTGCACGTCCGCGCCGCGGTATCGCTTCTGCTCAATGGCGCCGTCACGAGAGGCTGA
- a CDS encoding LysR family transcriptional regulator, which translates to MNNAQFSALDLNLLKVLMALLARRSVTAAASDLALSPSAVSHALNRLRTALDDPLFERRAGGLVPTAYAIDVGRRAGPALEQMRAAVAKTAFDASSAEREFVIAAGTYAASVLLPHALARIHAAAPGVTLRVKRIDAHYVDDVEQRRVDLALGVPKLTHRSVQWRPLLADGVAWAARRNHPFMREPVTAQMLAGARHVVLDRFQSLLSAESDAPSPLPDVGAQLSAAYSAVIASGRGLAPVAIVSDMGQAIDLVRSSDFVTLTMRKFALAQRLPDLAVLEPPHRGADFEIGAAYHPARLHDGGLSWLLETVAGQ; encoded by the coding sequence ATGAACAACGCTCAATTTAGCGCTCTCGACCTTAATCTGCTCAAAGTGCTGATGGCGCTGCTGGCGCGGCGCAGCGTAACGGCCGCCGCCTCCGACCTCGCACTTAGCCCTTCGGCCGTCAGCCATGCGCTCAACCGCCTGCGAACGGCGCTTGACGATCCCTTGTTCGAGCGCCGGGCCGGCGGTCTTGTTCCCACCGCATACGCCATCGACGTCGGCAGGCGCGCGGGCCCTGCGCTCGAGCAGATGCGCGCCGCCGTCGCAAAAACCGCCTTTGACGCGTCTAGCGCAGAGCGCGAGTTTGTCATCGCCGCCGGCACCTATGCAGCTTCAGTGCTGTTGCCGCACGCGCTCGCGCGCATTCATGCGGCAGCGCCTGGGGTGACCCTTCGCGTCAAGCGCATCGACGCCCACTACGTCGACGATGTCGAACAGCGGCGCGTTGACCTTGCCCTCGGCGTGCCGAAGCTTACGCACCGAAGTGTGCAATGGCGCCCATTGCTGGCGGACGGCGTCGCGTGGGCGGCGCGGCGCAACCATCCGTTCATGCGCGAGCCGGTGACAGCGCAGATGCTGGCAGGAGCACGCCATGTCGTTCTCGACCGTTTCCAGTCATTGCTCAGCGCCGAATCGGATGCACCATCGCCTCTGCCGGACGTAGGCGCCCAACTCAGCGCCGCGTATTCAGCCGTCATCGCATCCGGACGCGGCCTGGCGCCGGTGGCGATTGTCTCGGACATGGGCCAGGCGATCGATCTTGTGCGCAGCTCCGACTTCGTCACCCTGACGATGCGCAAGTTCGCGCTGGCGCAGCGTCTGCCCGACCTCGCCGTGCTTGAGCCACCCCACCGTGGAGCGGATTTCGAGATCGGCGCTGCTTATCATCCGGCCCGGCTGCATGATGGCGGCCTCAGCTGGCTGCTCGAGACCGTGGCTGGACAATGA